TTTTCTCAGCCCTGAGAACAATTCTCAGGTTACAGATCCAATCCGTATAGTTAGTCCCATTCAACTTATCCTTCTCAAGGATCGAACGCAAAGTAAAAGATGTGGTGGTGCTAGGTGCCATTGATCTACAACAAAATAATAATGCAAAATACTAAGACAAATGTATCCATGATAGAGTAAATCACATTAAACATTTAACATAATCTACTCCCACTAAAATCAATATCCCTCCATTGATACTTAGTGATTCAAGACCCACAACTATCAAGTCGTCTAGTGAGCTTTAGCATCACCGCTAGAAGACAAGTAGATCGGTAAGCAACTCTCTGCTAATCATATCACATATGACTCTTGTTGTTGGGTGACATCTCTATGTCTCGGCTCCCAACCTTTGTGCCCCAAGGTCCTTAACCATTAAGATGACCTTGCTTAAGCTTTCCAACCCTTTATGCGTGTAAGTATCCGATACAAACTCATCAAGTCAAGGAAAACTAGTGGCACCCTAAATTCATAGACCCACCACTAATTGTACAAGACACGCGATGGAGCAAGGTTTAGTTGGGAGGGCATTTAAACTTAAACATTGCGAGGGATTGACCGGTCTACTTCCACTGTATGCAAAAAAACACATTATCGCAAGTAGAAGTAAAATGATAAGCACGGCAAACACATAGTTGTGAATCAGTATGGCCCATATTCACATggtgatctccatctccataGAATCTATCTACCATGatgatctccatctccatgttCCATGTGCACCATCCTCCAAGTGACGAGTCCTCCAAGAACTATAACTACCGAATTCTAGTTCCATTGTCGGATCGGATCATCACAGATTGGCATGTAGGCCATTACACAAATTGGCAATACATTTGGCTCCTGCCATATTGCATTACTCATGACACGTAGGTCATGAAAATTACATAAGGGCCATACCGATCACACATGATCCTGCAAACACAAGTTAGGCGCGACAACGTCTAAACTTTGAACGCCCGAAACTCCATCTTCCATGCTATTTTTGGGAAATCTAATTTTAGCCAAAATGCTGAAGGGGTTGAATTTCATGAGTAAAACTTTCTGTAGATGAATTTTCATATAAAATTCACCTCAATCCGAGTtcatatgcaaaagttatggctATTTTACCAAATAGCATGTTTCTGCAACTTTCTCAACCCGATAGCAGATCCAATCTGCCACCCTAAGCATCATATGCATCTAGTGATTCATCCTAGGTTTCGATTCGACCAATCTCATTGATCTCCGCCTGCTTTGACTAGGTTTATGTGTATCACTTAACTCCGATGGCGGATATCCGACCGGTAGGAGTATATCGTTACACGACCATCGTAGCGAGGACACGAAATAGGATTAGGGTTTCAGCTACATTCACGCATATCTCCATATGCACACATCCGAACCTATAGCGAAGCAGCTACAGCTCTAATACTACTAAAGGGATATAAGGTGGGCTACGCTAGCAATAAACAAAAATTTCCACCACATAAACTAGGAAAACTGCTGTTATAGACCACGGAATTACCACTAGACGCGCGGGTGCGGAACTTCTACAGCGCGTCGGGGTAGTGCAGTCCATCGCTGGCAATGCAGTTGCAAGACCTCCTCATGTGCGGCTCGTCCTCGTGCAGCACATGTAGCACCTCCAATGTATCCACACATACGGGGAAGAAGCATTGCACTTCAGATTGCTATGTCCTCGAGGACAACCGTGGGCACGGGCATGGGAACAGGCGACTGCCAGTATGCGTGAAATTAGGGTTAGCCCCTCCATACGCCCCCAACCCTTCTTTTATAGGCACCCACTAATTGGCTTCCTAACCGAGGCTCATTAGTGCACCTAAGCCTAGTATAGTTCAGATCATATCCTCATTAGGCTTCCAGGCCATTAAGTGTGTGACCCTATGGGCTCACACGCAAACAGACATGGTCCGAGTACTCCTACTCGACCAATAGTTGGCAGCGGCCTCTAGCAAGATGTGTCAACTCCTATGCGCGCGCAAAGATCATATCAGACGAGCAgtcacaatctcatatacatgctattccctttgcctcataatatttggtctagctccaagctgacctctctttctCGATGCCGTGATCCAAAATCttaggttaacacttaaccctagCACGGCCAAGTATTTCTTGATCCGATCACTCGAGGGGcccagagatatctctctcaagcagagaggggcaaatcccatcttGACTGACCATGTCTCATAGCATGCTTCTTTACAAACCCgagaaccacctttatgactacctagttacggagtagcgtttgatggctcctaagcaggtcggttcacatcttgagtaTATGCAACAATCTCAGGTCTAAGGACACAGTGTACacattgtgtaatgagaaatcactatttctcgaGTTGGGTCGGTCCAGCCTCGTACCATACATATAcccacattattagtttgacatctccatgtctatgacttgtgaaacacagtcatcaactaatacttgtgctagtctaatattcatgtgtgtccatacatgaactccgactaggaacaactttagaataaccatacaagtaaagagtctcacaaacaattcacataattttcaatcaatacaagttgcctttcattgatattcaatgaacacataatacatcatggataTAATGAAATATCatcatctctatgattacctcTAGGGCGTATTTCTAAAACTAATGCCACTCCAGAACAGAAGAGAAAGACTAGAAGCCATGATAAGAAGATCTTGGGCTTGAGAGTTTGATCCAAACAAGATGAAACCATCCATTTAAGAGTAGCAAAGTTTGGTTGAGCTTAGGGCTAGCTTATTGTAGGTAAAGTGAAGTCTTACGAGCTTGGTGAGCTCTTGGAGTTTGTGGGAGCCCTAAGAAGAGAAGATTGTATGCGGTTTGAAGCTCGTCGCTTCAGAGATGGAGAAGGAGCATTCTTTGTGAGGACTTGCTTCTTGGTGACGCAAGAGAGCTCAATCCTTAGTGGGTGTcctcgataccacgggaaaagaTCCGGTTGTCTCGTGTCCCTCTCATTTACATTCAAGCGTTTATTTTTTGTTTTACTTGTTTTTATGTTTGCTTACTTGCTTATTGAGTAGGATCTTTACTTCCTAGTGTGCTCTCTTGACTAGGCAATATAATTGATAGTGTGATCTTTACTAAGCAATATGAGCATGTTAGTGTGTTTACCTACCTAGGATCATGTTGTTAGTGTGCTCTAGTTGATAGGTTCAAAATTCATAGATTGGGCAACACTAGTTGTAGGTTAAGAATTTGGTAGAAATTGAAAAAGACCCGATTCATCCTCTTCTTGGGCCACGATCCTTTCAGAAGTCAAATAAAAACAAAATTTATGTTAAAACTATAAAGCTCGATGAGATAAAACTTTATAGATGACAATTTTTTTATTCAGATTGTTTACGGGCCCAAATATTTGTTTAATTTCTCATATCTAATTCTAAAAATGAATATTTGATCTTATTTCGAATGACCTTCAATCAAGATGAACTCTATACCAAAGTTGTTGAGCTCGGTGAGATCTAAAACTttatatttgacaaatttttTATTTTAGGATAAAAAGAAATAGTATTGTTTATATAGGTAAGATGTGTTGTGCAGGTGCGACGCGACGGTTTGGAATGTATGTGTTAACTAAGAGGCCTTGTATGCGTGGATTGGAAcgtcttaggttcaaatcctaTACACCACATGATTGGATGCTTACAAAAATTTTAAAATATAAATTTTTGTTTTATTATACTGACTGGTGGTGCTTATTAAGCCGTCTAGCCAAGTGCGTGCCAAAACCATTAGCACAAATACGTTTTAACCACTAGCGCAAATCATTTTTCTAGTAGTGTAGCCAAGGGCAAAACTTGTGTTTGCCATCAGCACGTGCACGCCCAATTGACTTTCTCTCTCAAAAGGAATTGTAGGTGCTAGGGGCGGATGCATTAGAGGTGCATGGGTGTATAGATATACAACCAATAAATTTGACAAAAAAAATTCAGTTTGTATGTACATACATGTAGGTGTACATGTAACTGGATCAAATTGTATCTATTTAAGCCCAAACAAAAGAAATAAGCCTGCTTTCTTGGCCTGCTGCCTCATTTTCTTTTTGACAGAAGGAATCCCCGCTTTATTTCTAGAAACAAAGCATAATGATTTTCAGCCTTTTCAGCTGTTTCAGTTCAGAGCAGCGTATTCGAAGCGCGCCCGCTAAGTTCAGCAGAGATTACAAACTCAGGAATGAAAAAGTTCGCAACGCCAATCGGCGGAATAGGTATGGTAGAAGCCGATCGATCACCAGTCTCCGTCAGAGGTACATTTGTGAAGGGCACTCCCCCAGGAAATGCTTCCAAACTTGGCGTATTCCCCACCGACGAACTCCAGCCGTGCGAGCTCTCCTGTCTTGCTCCCATCAAGCGTAGGGGCAACTCTGTTGGCCCAGCTCACAATCTAACTAAATACTCACTCACTTGGCTCCACCGAGAAGACGATGGACACAAGAGAATTATATGGCACTGCACACCAGCACCCAGCCCACATCACTTGTATTTTACTTCAAACACACAAGCATGTACAGACTCTAGACACCATACTGAAGCTCTACGACACACGCACTAGCACCTTGCTTCTCTTTTTTTTACTCGCACACACGCTGTAGGATTAAATAGCACACACACTGTGCCACACACCacccacgcacgcacgcacagcACGCTAGCACTAACCACACGTCCTCACATCTCTGGCCGCACGAACCGGATAAAGCTGATGACCACGTTCTGCATGCAGGATTTCGAGGTGATCATCACTAATCCTACTTGACCAACTAAGCACCTTCTTGGCCCTGAAGAATAGTACCACCAACACTCACCTGCATGCACAACACTCTCCACTCCACGAAGATCCTGAGGCTCCTCTCGTGCACACCTGGTCCAGCGCACCTCCTCAACATGCACTAAGCCATGCCGGCAGCAGATCACCGCATCCGTAGTCTCGCAGCACACCCTGCTGTTCTACACGCATACTGGACGTGCACACTAACACACATACGGCTGCACGACTCAGCCGAACATACTAACACAAAAAACACACACTTAACTCACAAACACTAAACTAATCAAGATTAACTCTAACGATCACCCCCCTAATCTTGATTGCCTTAATTTCTTCACCTCCACCCGTGCTTCACAGCAACGTTGGCTCGTCGTCCGCCACGGCGAGTTGCGCCACACCCTTGGTCATCTTCTTCACACCCTCACACGATTGAGGGTGTGAACAAACGCCTCTCTACATTGACCGACAGGGTTCAACGTCTTGAAGTCAACCCTTCCAAGAACaaagacgacgatgatgactggCTAGAGGACGATGATGAAATCATTTTTGGGTCTGATGGCGAGCCTGATATGGCTAAGACTCGTGCGGAGAAGGTCCATCGTCAACGTCTTCGCAAGAATAAAACAGGTATGGGAGGAATCAAACATTGGCGCACTACAGGTAATGATGATCCTTATGCCAAAGTCAAATTTACCATACCTTCTTTCCATGGTCGTTATGATGCAGAGGAATACTTAGATTGGGAGATGACTATTGAACAAAAATTTGCTTCCCATCCTGTTCCTGACCAACATagggttagacaagccactagtgaatttaaagattttgctataaTCTGGTGGTAAGAATGTGCTCAATTAAATATACAACCTGATTCATGGGACGCGCTTAAGATCGCAATGCGTAATCGTTTTGTTCCAGCATCTTATAAGCGTGATAtgcgtaagaaattacaacgttTAGATCAGGGTGATATGTCTGTTCAGGAGTATTATGCAGAGCTTCAAAAGGGCATGGTTCGATGTGGTGTAGTTGAGGATGCTAAGGATAAAGTGTGTCGTTTTTATGGTGGTTTGAAAcgtgaaattcaggacattgttgactataaatcttttactaccaccaaccagttgttccagcttgctatgcttgcagaaaaagaattgcagggacgacaacaacagcagcaaccacctcagagcaggagcacctccaacagaTCCTACATGCCCAAGTCTTTTACTCCCAAAGGTGCTTCCACGGCGGTGTCACCAACTCCAGCAACCACGCCTGCCGATGGTAAGTCTCGTGTGCAGGAACCGACCAAGAGTGCCTCACCAGCAGCGCGCTCTTCCTTTggcattcagtgccatcgttgttAGGGCTTTGGCCATGTGATTCGAGAATGCCCAAGCAAGCGGACATACATTGCCACTGATGATGGTGGCTACATCAGTACTTCGGATGCTGAGGACGACACTGAGGATGACCCACCTTCTAATAAGGGTCTTTCATTGAGTGCGGGTGATGCGGGCACTCAACAGATTTGTATTGTCCACCGTGTCCTCGGTACACAATTGGGACAAGCAGACAAGATGCAACGCCATAATTTGTTCCAGATTTTATTTGTGATCACGATCGGCGTGCACGTGTCATCATTGATggaggcagctgcaacaacctgGTTAGTGCTGATTTGGTCCAGAAGTTGGGTTTAGCCACACGTCCTCATAAACATCCTTACTATGTTCAGTGGCTAAACCACTCGGGTAAGGTTAAGGTAAATCAAACTGCACGGGTGCATTTTTCTCTTGGTCCATATTCTGATTATGcagattgtgatgtggtacccaTGGACGCCTATTCGCTTTTGTTAGGTCATCCatgggaatttgataatgatgctgtccaCCATGGTAGAAGTAACACATAGACACTTATGTATAAGGGCTAGAAAATCACTTTGCACCCAATGACCACTactgaaattgtacaagctgataaagaaCGACTTGCTTCACCTGATGTTGCTGCCCCAGTTGCAACCCAGGCCGCTATTAAACTGAAAACTCATAATATGCTTGTAACCAAATCtaatctatatgatatggatGTTTCTACTGTGTGCTATGCTTTGATATGTAAGGATGCTTTATTTCCTATTCGTGATATAGCTAGCACTTTGCCTCCTGCGGTCGCTGACATTTTGCAGGCGTATGAGGATGTGTTTCCAAATGAGCTCCCATCGGAGTTGCCACCTTTGAGAggtattgagcaccaaattgatttgattccgggaGCATCTTTGCCCAACCGAGCAGCATACAGGACCAATCCTGAGGAGCAGCATACAGGACCAATCCCGAGGAGactaaagagattcagcgacaagtccaagagctTTTAGACCGTGGGTATGtgcgtgagagccttagtccttgttatgtacctgtgcttttggttcctaagaaagatggtacatggcgcatgtgtgtagattgtagagccattaacaacataactattcgataccgtcatcctatacctcggttagatgatatgcttgatgagttaagtggcgctataatttttacaaagattgatttgcgtagtggataCCACCAGATTGGCATGaagttgggtgatgaatggaaaactgctttttaAGATAAAATTtggtttatatgagtggttagtgatgccttttgatttaactaatgcacctagcactttcatacgtttgatgaatgaggttttacgtgctttcattggtaaatttatggtggtttattttgatgatatcttgatatatagcaagtcacatgaggaacatttggatcatctacgtgctTGGAATAAATATGTGATGAATGATGTGtatttgtttagagctaaccgcctATGCATTCCAGTTGGATCCATTCGTCTTCTCttgttgcaggaagcacatggtggaggtttgatgggccactttggggccacaaagacgttggatgtgttggccaaccatttcttttggccataGATGAGGTGAGATGTTCAGAGGTTCGTGAGTCGCTGCACTACATATCAAAAGGCTAAGTCACActtgaatccacatggtttgtatatgcctcttcctgttccttctattccttggacggatatttctatggattttgtaTTAGGATTGTCTAGGACTAAGAGGGGGAGAGATAGCGTTTTTGTTGTGGTGGATCGGTTTTCTAAAATGGcatattttataccatgtcataaaagtgatgatgctattcatattgctgacctctttttccaagagattgtatgcttgcatggtatgccttctactattgtttcagatcgtgatgcgaagtttttgagtcacttctggcgtactttgtggaacaagttgggtacaaaattattattatttaccacttgtcatccgcaaactgatggacaaacggaGGTGGTGAACCGTACCTTGGGGaccatgttgagggctgttttaaagaagaatttgaagatgtgcgaagaatgtttgcctcatgtggagtttgcatacaatcggtcaacacattctaccaccaaggtaagtccttttcaggtagtgtatggttttaacccCCGCACTCCTATTGATATTTTATCTTTGCCTACTAGTGAGCAAATTCATAGTGAGGCTAAACAACATGCTGAATTTATATTGAAaatacatgaaacaactaagcaaAATATTGAAAAGATGACTGAAAAATATAGAGTTGCTGGTAGCAAAGGTAAGAAAGAATTAAAGCTTGAACCGAGTGATCTAgtgtggttgcacttgagaaaagaaCGTTTTCCAGATTTGAGGAAGTCTAAGTTAATGCCAAGAGTTGATGGTCCATTCAAAATACTTGAGAAAATTGagaaaattaatgataatgcatacaaacttgagttgcctcccgagttcggggttagtcccacctttaacatttcagatttgaaaccttacttaggagaagaggatgtgcttgagtcgaggacgactccgattcaagagggggaggatgatgaggacatcactcctatggatatacaagaggttcctccgctggacattcaaaccattcaaggtccaatcacaagagctcgcgcgcgacaattaaatttagaggtgagctcgctcctaagcgtttctattaataattatgagaatggtttgctacctaatttttataatgtgattaggaaccaaggagaggtccaAGGAACAtatggagaggagcatggaggtgtggacGAACAGTAAGGGCCGCCAAGCCATATGGAGgcccaatccaatttaacttcgagtccaccttgGAGTCCAAGAgcagcctgatgtaaattggacgcccaggccacatccaAAGTCCGAATTTGACAATCCACATATGGAACGAAAGctaatttcatggagcttctattggcgttGGTTTCAGGCCCAAACTCATTCTGAGTCGTCAGGAATTGTCCGAGGAAGttggcatccagaatctgtcccggtgctgcgacatcgtaatttggcctttgggctgtgtatcttcgttgagcccattaggggcgtGTCCAAGGGGAAGCCACgcccctattccctatatctCAGTAGCCGCCACCCTCATTAGGGTtcgggttttgctttagatcaatctgtctttgaacagttgccgtctttcggtttgtagaaccccaactttcgagcttaatcattcatctgcagttgtcacttcaatttgagtgctgcgtttctttcgagttcttgcttgtgttcttcgtttcgcaggcagggattagccttctcggcgaggtcaaccggattgtgaccacggttgataaccagaggagttgtggtgctaatattgcggggttcgagttgctgacttgaagccggatcggtgtgtcgcattccgaccaaaacgagttatccttcacctgacgggagatcgggcacccccgttcatatcagAGGGGAGACAAAGGATCCCCCTGCCTTAAGCCTTTGCCAACAGCAAAATAAGGATTATTCTTAACATTTAATCTAACACAAACAGAACCACCTTGGGTTAACTTGAGAATCCAAGAaacccatttagcactaaagcCCCTGGATTGGAGGACCTCCATAAGGAAGCTCCAATCAACTCTATCATAAGCTTTCTCATAATCTAACTTCAGAATTATACCTGGCTCTTTTTTCCTAGCAATTTCATGAATAATTTCATGAGCTGCTACTACACTCTCCAAGATATATCTGCATTTTATGAAGGCTGTTTGATTAGGGGAAACCAACCTATCAATAATCTTAATTAGCCTATTGTTTAGAGCTTTGCTAAAAATTTTGAAGCTACAGTTGATCAGAGCTATAGGTCTGAATTTCTTCATTCCAGTAGCGTTTTCCTCTTTAGGGATAAGCGTGAGCATGACATAGTTGAGTCTATTAATATCTAGTTCATTTCTCTCAAAGGCATTTACCAAGGCCATGAAGTCAGATTTGATTAAGTCCCAAAATTTCTGATAGAACAGAAAAGGGAAACCATCTGGGCCTGGTGCCCCGTCAGCATATGAGCAAAAAATGGTTGTTTTAATTTCCACTTCAGAGAGGGGGGCATCCAGTAGTTCATTTTCCTTAGCTGACACCATCTCATCACCCTCCCAAAAGGAGTCCTCGAGATGAATGTCAAGTTTCTTCTCATAACCAAAAAGCTTTTTATAAAAGTTGGTGGCTCCAGCATACTTTTATTGTCTGTACAATCCCCCTCAGGGCCTTGAAGGGCACTAAtgtttttcttccttttcctttgATTAGCTAAGGCTTGGAAATAGGATGTATTTTGGTCTCCTCTTATAAACCTATCTCTAGATCTTTGTTTAGCCTTAATTTCCTCCATCTGCCAGATATGTTCTAACTCTTGCTTGACCTCCTGCATCCTTGCTTTCTCATTTTCTTCTAAACTGCTTTCTTCAGAGAAAACATCTAAGACATCAAACTCCTCAAGGAGAGCTTGTTTTTTTCTTCTCAGGTCAGCATTGATGTTTAAGGACCAACCTTTTAATTTTCTTCTTCGAGATCTCAGCTTATACTGCCAGACATCTAGGGCATCTGTGTAGTGGCAAGGAGACTCACAGACATTTTTAACAATATCATGGAAGTCATCCTGTTCTAACCACCATTTTTCAAAACGAAAAAGGAAAGGTTTCTTTTCCTGGCTAATGCCAAAATTGACCACTAAAGGGACATGATCACTTCCTAGCCTAGAAGCCCCTTTAACATTAATCATAGGATAATGGGCTTCAAAGTCTGTGGTAGCAAAGACTCTATCCAAAACAGCCATAATTGGCTGTTCTTGGTTGTTGGTCCAGGTGTAGGACCTATTGGGGTTCTTAAGTTCAATCAAACACCAGTGGTTAATCCAGTCATTAAAGGAATCAGACCAATGGTAATTAATATTATCATTATTCTTTTCAGCAGCATTTATAATCAGATTAAAATCACCCCCAAGTAAGGTGGGGCCATCCCATTCTACCATCACATTTTGTAATTCCTCAAGGAATTCCTATTTATGTTCATCATAGGCTGAACCATAGACAGAGATCAGCCTCCAGGAAAAATTATCCCTAGAGTTAGAAATAAAAGCAGAAATACAGAACTGTTTAATGTCCGATCTTAAAATGTTAAATTTGGATTTCCTAAGCCCTACTAGGACACCTCCAGCAGTGCCACAAGCAGGTAGGAAGTTCCAGGAAAACTGATCACCAAAACAGTTAAAGAAGGATTGGTGGAAAGCATCTTTCTTTGTTTCGTGAATACCAACAAAGTCTAGTGAATTGTTGTCAATAAAAATTTTCAAGCACTCTAACCTGCCTGTTTTATTCAGGCTCCTAATGTTCCAAAATGCTCCTATCATCATTCACATTTTTTTCTTTATTAGCATCAATGCTTTTTTGAACTATTTGAGACCAGGTCTCCTTTCTTAATTGTATCTGTAGACTAGTGTCCTCAGCCACCTGGGTAGTAGGACAGGTGTTAACACCAGCAGCAGGTAATTCAACTTCCAGATTAAAAGGCAGAGCAATTTTTGGATAGTCTTCTTTAAATTGATTGCTTCTATCATTTTCATCTTTCCTTATGCAGTTAATAATGGAGAGAATAGCATTGGTATCATTACCCAAGGAAACACCAACATTGCTAGCAATCTGAGATAAATATTGGGGATCAAGGGCAGCAAAGGAGTTACCTGTTCCCTTAGTAGGGGCTTCCAGGTTCTTGTAGCTTTTGAATTTAACAGCTTTCTGGATAATAGTCCTGTTGTCTCCAGTGTTCCTCCTCGGTCTATCCACCAACAGCTGAGGTCCCCATTTCTGCTTCTTTGTTTTAACTTGTGGGCCCTGTTTCTGAATGACCTTCTCTTGTGTAGTAAGCACATTCCTCCAGCTCATTTAAGAGGTTTCTTTTTGTAGCAGACAGCAAGGATAAGTCTATGCTCATTCTTTCTGCCTTACTTTAATCTTCTGGTTCACTAAAATCATCCATTTCCATCTCTCTCAAGAGCCTGGCACATTCCAGCTAATCAAATTCTGTATGAGCCAATTGCCTGAACTGATCCCATCTGGAGTGACTCTCTGAATCTGTGCTCTGAGCAACAGCTATGACCTTCTCAGGCATAGGGAGGTCTTTAGCCACAGGGTTATCAGTCAGGACAGCTGGGGTCTTCTTCAAAGCAGAATCCCCACATAACGTGTCATGCCATCCCTCAACTGGGAAGCCTGTAAAGAATCTTGATGGCTGGCTGTGATGCAAGGGacagttttagctttcagtttagAGTCACCTTGCTGAGATCCACCACTTGATTCAGTTTTGTTCTTGGGGGTATTGTGGGAGGCACCATCAGTATCCATATGATTTTCCTTATCAGGATCTTCATCTAAGTCATCAGctgcatcatcatcatctccTTTGTCCTGATCATCAGGGTTGCCATTACCTTTCTGCAGCATCTGCTCACCCTCCACCACAAAAGAAATACTATAGAGTTTTTTCAAACATTCTTTCAGCAGGaattttagaggggtccctgcaAGCCAACTTAACTCTCA
The Panicum hallii strain FIL2 chromosome 6, PHallii_v3.1, whole genome shotgun sequence genome window above contains:
- the LOC112896951 gene encoding uncharacterized protein LOC112896951 isoform X1, whose product is MVEWDGPTLLGGDFNLIINAAEKNNDNINYHWSDSFNDWINHWCLIELKNPNRSYTWTNNQEQPIMAVLDRVFATTDFEAHYPMINVKGASRLGSDHVPLVVNFGISQEKKPFLFRFEKWWLEQDDFHDIVKNVCESPCHYTDALDVWQYKLRSRRRKLKGWSLNINADLRRKKQALLEEFDVLDVFSEESSLEENEKARMQEVKQELEHIWQMEEIKAKQRSRDRFIRGDQNTSYFQALANQRKRKKNISALQGPEGDCTDNKSMLEPPTFIKSFLVMRRNLTFISRTPFGRVMRWCQLRKMNYWMPPSLKWKLKQPFFAHMLTGHQAQMVSLFCSIRNFGT